Proteins encoded by one window of Nocardia goodfellowii:
- a CDS encoding cutinase family protein — protein sequence MSARRGASPRRFRPAGCLIFLAVVALLVAIVLLIWSIAAGWWKPPGPTPGPEKPPTSQPESCPDVQFISIPGTWESNSADDPYNPTANPISLMLNISQPMREQFPSSRLDVYTVPYVAQFSNPVAFPPDGQTSYNLSRAEGEQRTLDFMVQRQRECPLTTYVLAGFSQGAVIAGDVAERIGAGKGPVAADRVLGVMLIADGRREPGPGQATLIGAEPPGIGAEVALKGLKVPGITMTGARSGFGKLAERTFTICAPGDMICDSPKQALNPANFIPSVLTLVRAAGNPIHSLYNGYVVDPATGATATQWTVNWATQLVNNAPHPPHS from the coding sequence GTGAGCGCGCGCCGAGGTGCCAGCCCCCGCCGGTTCCGACCGGCGGGGTGCCTGATCTTCCTCGCAGTCGTCGCACTGCTGGTGGCGATCGTCCTGTTGATCTGGTCGATCGCCGCCGGCTGGTGGAAGCCGCCGGGTCCCACGCCGGGCCCGGAGAAACCGCCGACATCACAACCGGAGAGCTGCCCGGACGTGCAGTTCATCTCGATTCCGGGCACCTGGGAATCCAACAGCGCCGACGACCCGTACAACCCGACGGCCAATCCGATCTCGTTGATGCTCAACATCTCCCAGCCGATGCGGGAGCAATTCCCGTCCAGCCGCCTGGACGTCTACACCGTCCCCTACGTGGCGCAGTTCTCCAATCCGGTGGCGTTCCCGCCGGACGGTCAGACCTCCTACAACCTCAGCCGCGCCGAGGGTGAGCAGCGCACGCTCGACTTCATGGTGCAGCGGCAGCGGGAATGCCCGTTGACCACCTATGTCCTCGCGGGTTTCTCGCAGGGCGCGGTGATCGCCGGTGATGTGGCCGAACGGATCGGCGCGGGCAAGGGCCCGGTCGCGGCCGACCGGGTACTGGGCGTGATGCTGATCGCCGACGGCCGGCGCGAGCCCGGTCCGGGTCAAGCGACCTTGATCGGCGCCGAACCGCCCGGCATCGGCGCGGAGGTCGCGTTGAAGGGCCTGAAGGTGCCCGGCATCACGATGACCGGCGCGCGGTCCGGATTCGGCAAGCTCGCCGAGCGCACCTTCACCATCTGCGCGCCCGGTGACATGATCTGTGACTCGCCGAAACAGGCGCTGAACCCGGCGAACTTCATTCCGAGCGTGCTGACGCTGGTGCGGGCGGCGGGCAATCCGATCCACAGTCTGTACAACGGCTACGTCGTCGATCCGGCCACCGGGGCGACCGCGACACAGTGGACCGTCAACTGGGCTACCCAGCTGGTCAACAACGCTCCGCACCCTCCGCATTCGTGA
- the fadD32 gene encoding long-chain-fatty-acid--AMP ligase FadD32, whose amino-acid sequence MEETFDDYLDETGNIHIPEGRTLVDHVEKHTRNDANTLAYRYIDYSRERDGEVHELTWQEFGVRLRAVAARLQQVTKPGDRVAILAPQGLDYVISFFAAIYAGCISVPLFDPDEPGHTDRLHAVLGDCTPAAILTASSSAAGVRQFFRALPAAQRPRIIAVDAIPDSVGDAWVRPDIKVDDIAYLQYTSGSTRVPAGVEITHRAVGTNLLQMVKALNLDWSSRGVTWLPLFHDMGLLTVILPAVGGKYITIMSPSAFVRRPYRWIKELAAVSDGAGTFAAAPNFAFEHAAARGLPKPGESLDLSNVLGLINGSEPVTVSSMKKFNEAFAPYGLPKTAIKPCYGMAEATLFVSATKAEDEAKVVYVDRHELNAGRMVKVPQDSENAIAQVSCGYVAVSQWAAIVDPATVDGDGGHELPDGQVGEIWLHGNNMGIGYWDRPDETAATFQNKISKRNPEDSHAEGTPDDANWMRTGDYGVYFEGELYITGRVKDLVIVDGRNHYPQDLEFSAQEASTALRPGFVAAFSVPANQLPALVFEQGSHSGLNFDADDASEQLVIVAERGPGAGKADPMPIADAVRAAVSQRHGVTVRDVLLVPAGSIPRTSSGKIARRACKAAYLEGTLRGGYTQQAFPDAPDTE is encoded by the coding sequence ATGGAAGAGACTTTCGACGACTACCTGGACGAAACCGGGAACATCCATATTCCCGAGGGTCGCACCCTGGTCGATCACGTCGAGAAGCACACCCGCAATGACGCGAATACGCTCGCGTACCGCTACATCGATTACTCGCGGGAACGCGACGGTGAAGTGCACGAGCTGACGTGGCAGGAGTTCGGTGTTCGGCTGCGCGCGGTGGCCGCTCGACTGCAGCAGGTCACCAAACCCGGTGACCGGGTCGCCATTTTGGCGCCGCAGGGCCTGGATTACGTGATCTCCTTCTTCGCCGCGATCTACGCGGGCTGCATCTCGGTGCCGCTGTTCGATCCGGATGAGCCCGGTCACACCGATCGCCTGCACGCCGTCCTCGGTGACTGCACCCCCGCGGCCATTCTGACCGCCAGTTCCTCGGCCGCCGGTGTGCGCCAGTTCTTCCGGGCCCTGCCCGCCGCGCAGCGTCCGCGCATCATCGCGGTGGACGCGATTCCGGACAGCGTCGGCGACGCCTGGGTCCGCCCGGACATCAAGGTCGACGACATCGCCTACCTGCAGTACACCTCGGGTTCCACCCGGGTCCCGGCCGGTGTGGAGATCACGCACCGCGCGGTCGGCACCAATCTGCTGCAGATGGTCAAGGCGCTGAACCTGGACTGGAGTTCGCGCGGCGTCACCTGGCTGCCGTTGTTCCACGACATGGGCCTGCTGACGGTGATCCTGCCCGCGGTGGGCGGCAAGTACATCACCATCATGTCGCCGAGCGCGTTCGTGCGCCGCCCGTATCGCTGGATCAAGGAGCTGGCCGCCGTCTCCGACGGTGCCGGGACCTTCGCGGCCGCACCGAATTTCGCGTTCGAGCACGCCGCCGCGCGTGGTCTGCCGAAGCCGGGCGAGTCGTTGGACCTGTCCAATGTGCTGGGCCTGATCAACGGTTCCGAGCCGGTGACGGTGTCCTCGATGAAGAAGTTCAACGAGGCGTTCGCCCCTTACGGCCTACCCAAGACGGCGATCAAGCCTTGCTACGGCATGGCCGAGGCGACCCTGTTCGTGTCCGCGACCAAGGCGGAGGACGAGGCCAAGGTCGTCTACGTCGATCGCCACGAGCTCAACGCCGGGCGCATGGTGAAGGTGCCGCAGGACAGCGAGAACGCGATCGCTCAGGTCAGTTGCGGTTATGTGGCGGTGTCGCAGTGGGCCGCGATCGTCGATCCGGCCACGGTGGACGGTGACGGGGGTCACGAGCTACCCGACGGCCAGGTCGGCGAGATCTGGCTGCACGGCAACAACATGGGCATCGGTTATTGGGATCGCCCGGACGAGACGGCCGCGACCTTCCAGAACAAGATCAGCAAGCGGAACCCCGAGGACAGCCACGCCGAGGGCACCCCGGACGACGCCAACTGGATGCGCACCGGCGATTACGGCGTCTACTTCGAAGGCGAGCTCTACATCACCGGCCGCGTCAAGGACCTGGTGATCGTCGACGGACGCAACCATTACCCGCAGGATCTCGAGTTCTCGGCGCAGGAGGCCTCCACCGCGCTGCGACCGGGTTTCGTGGCCGCGTTCTCGGTGCCCGCGAATCAGTTGCCGGCCTTGGTGTTCGAGCAGGGCAGCCACTCGGGCCTGAACTTCGACGCCGACGACGCCTCCGAGCAGTTGGTGATCGTGGCCGAGCGCGGCCCGGGGGCGGGCAAGGCCGATCCGATGCCGATCGCCGACGCGGTCCGCGCGGCGGTGTCGCAACGCCACGGTGTCACCGTGCGCGACGTGCTGCTGGTGCCGGCGGGTTCCATCCCGCGGACCTCCAGCGGCAAGATCGCCCGGCGTGCCTGCAAGGCCGCATATCTAGAGGGCACGCTGCGGGGCGGTTACACCCAGCAGGCGTTCCCCGACGCACCGGATACCGAGTAG
- a CDS encoding DUF732 domain-containing protein: MDRTRGKVFGVSRRLQFGLTAVAASGLLAACGGNDSTASSTPTLTPTTSAAAVSSSAAPSEAPSSTETSSEAAPAPSTELERPQPVPTESAAPADSSNLTDKDKKFLDALKAEGVVPSSPDIALSIGTYVCQGVAAGATEADMTTFVNAMAGSDPSFDAGKMSVEDAGKKYMSAAKSTYCQ; encoded by the coding sequence ATGGATCGGACCCGTGGAAAGGTTTTCGGCGTCAGTCGCCGCCTGCAGTTCGGGCTCACAGCCGTCGCTGCCTCCGGCCTGCTGGCCGCGTGCGGCGGCAACGACTCGACCGCATCGAGCACGCCGACGCTGACCCCCACCACGTCAGCCGCCGCGGTGTCGTCCTCGGCCGCGCCGTCGGAAGCACCGTCGAGCACGGAGACCAGCAGCGAGGCGGCTCCCGCGCCGAGCACCGAGCTGGAGCGCCCGCAGCCGGTGCCCACCGAGTCCGCCGCTCCGGCCGACAGCTCGAACCTGACCGACAAGGACAAGAAGTTCCTGGATGCGCTGAAGGCCGAGGGCGTCGTGCCCTCCAGCCCGGATATCGCGCTGAGCATCGGTACCTACGTCTGCCAGGGCGTCGCCGCCGGTGCGACCGAGGCCGATATGACGACCTTCGTGAACGCCATGGCCGGTTCGGATCCGTCCTTCGACGCGGGCAAGATGTCGGTCGAGGACGCGGGCAAGAAGTACATGAGCGCCGCTAAGTCGACGTACTGCCAGTGA
- a CDS encoding LLM class F420-dependent oxidoreductase, giving the protein MTQAGAAPAAQERSLRSDQDAQPLSALGTPLRPFRFAAAGEGNKQEGGARKFIQTAQQAEEYGYDTFVVPDHLGDQIGPIAALGALSQATERIRLGTSVLANGFRHPVVLAKDLATIDVLSKGRLEVGLGAGWKQDEYLAAGLVYDTPGVRLAKLDEALTILDVLLRGQECTFDGKYYQVDGIKGTPRPRQGPRPPICTGGGGPKMLRLAAKHADIVSVVPVTTKQGKGLLSGITMEKTIEKVELIKEAAGDRFHEIELNWAITAIVITDDREKTAEMALNAIRRGLHPDLEVDVELSVEEILNSPYVAIGSFEEIAEQIKRVRQLTSMSYVGVFPTQMDAFAPVIPLLRDE; this is encoded by the coding sequence ATGACACAAGCGGGAGCCGCACCGGCCGCCCAAGAGCGAAGCCTGCGCAGCGACCAAGACGCACAGCCGCTGAGCGCGCTGGGTACGCCGTTGCGTCCCTTCCGCTTCGCCGCCGCGGGTGAAGGGAACAAGCAAGAGGGCGGGGCGCGCAAGTTCATCCAGACGGCACAGCAGGCCGAGGAGTACGGCTACGACACCTTCGTCGTGCCTGATCACCTGGGTGATCAGATCGGCCCGATCGCCGCGCTGGGCGCGCTGAGCCAGGCCACCGAACGGATCCGCCTGGGGACTTCGGTGCTGGCCAACGGTTTCCGTCATCCCGTGGTGCTCGCCAAGGATCTCGCCACCATCGACGTGCTGTCCAAGGGCCGTCTCGAAGTGGGTCTGGGCGCGGGCTGGAAGCAGGACGAATACCTCGCCGCCGGCCTGGTCTACGACACCCCGGGCGTCCGCCTGGCCAAACTCGATGAGGCGCTGACCATCCTGGACGTGCTGCTGCGCGGTCAGGAATGCACCTTCGACGGCAAGTATTACCAAGTCGACGGCATCAAGGGGACGCCACGGCCGCGGCAGGGCCCGCGCCCGCCGATCTGTACCGGCGGCGGCGGTCCGAAGATGCTGCGCCTGGCCGCGAAGCACGCCGACATCGTCTCGGTCGTGCCGGTCACCACCAAGCAGGGCAAGGGCCTGCTCTCGGGTATCACGATGGAGAAGACCATCGAAAAGGTCGAGCTGATCAAGGAGGCCGCCGGAGATCGGTTCCACGAGATCGAATTGAACTGGGCCATCACGGCCATCGTCATCACCGACGACCGGGAGAAGACCGCGGAGATGGCGCTCAACGCCATCCGCCGGGGTCTGCACCCGGACCTGGAGGTGGACGTCGAACTGTCGGTCGAGGAGATCCTGAATTCGCCCTATGTGGCGATCGGATCGTTCGAAGAAATCGCCGAGCAGATCAAGCGTGTGCGGCAACTCACGTCGATGTCGTACGTCGGGGTGTTTCCCACCCAGATGGACGCGTTCGCTCCCGTCATCCCCCTGCTGAGGGACGAGTGA
- the pks13 gene encoding polyketide synthase Pks13 (Pks13 is a key enzyme in mycolic acid biosynthesis.), giving the protein MADNEGTPTQTTDAAEISAVPETAAPAAESPTPPQQHAANPDISVAELREWLRRWVSEATGQPLENITVDRPMEEFGLASRDALALGGDIEELTGVVLNATVVYQHPTIGSLAEVVVNGVPELPEESADDAFYAGYTPDEAHDIAIVGLSTRLPGAGDTPESTWEFLIGRGDAIRDLPDGRWEEFKSDPRAAEAIEKANTKGGYLDQEVVKGFDAEFFATSPVEVERMDPQQRLMLELTWEALEHARIPASELKGEPVGVFIGSSSNDFMLIAALGLGSEPDGSTPLSAEAYGIMGSVSSIIPNRVSYFYDFRGPSVSIDTACSSTMVAVHEAVRALRGGDADLALAGGVNMLLAPMATLGFDANGGVAKDGHIKAFSSDADGMVRSEGGGLVVLKRLADAERDGDTIYAVVKGTAVNNDGRSNGLLAPNPDAQADVLRRAYRDAGIAPSTVDYIEAHGTGTLIGDPIEAEALGRVVGRGRADDQPALLGSAKTNFGHLESGAGAASLAKVVMALQHNVIPPNIGFAGPNPYIPFDQAHLKVVEEPTEFPRYSGKATIGVSGFGFGGTNAHVVVQEYVPASAQAQAAPAEPTAVEESAAVTDEFAEALDHQTTDVLAEAEKMLEAPSDDSVAAEVVEPEWAPRAEPLPVILPVSGYLPSRRRRAAADLADWLETEEGRDAPLENVARALAKRSHWRSRGVVIATNHEEAVAGLRAIAAGKPAPGVFTADSPAAKGPLWVMAGFGAQHRKMGKQLYQENRIFRETVDQIDQLVVDEAGYSVTEMMLDDAQDWDIGTAQVGTFTIQAGLAAILRAHGAEPGGVVGHSQGEVAAAYISGGLPLEDAVRTICARGRLMAEGEQMITDDQVRNMALVELSAEDVEAMLPDFPDIELAVFAAPTNTVIGGPPDQVHAIVAKVEEQGKFARVLQTRGAGHTSQMDVLLGELAAELAGIEPTPLRVDLYSTAHKDTVYRAGHAPVHNEDYWVTNMRGSVYFTNAIRQAVDVGITTFLELAPNSVALMQVMGTTFAAGVHNAVLIPTLKRKEDESAAVIAALAQLYVNGHPVDLPSLLTAGEYAAVPRTAFLRKQYWPKVTLNAGSGNNRIPGAHVSLPDGRHVWEVQAAAVTDLGELVKAAAAQVLSDVSPGASYAYAPVPATGTLTTTLTPYPGGAAAQVHAKEGNNFKLLFDGVVTSGAALPEPVAAQPVPAAAEAPAEVAVVESFGDRWDPNGSQKLEERLALIVAESMGYAVEDLPMEIPLMELGLDSLMAMRIKNRVEYEFDIPQLQIQAVRDANLTEVGKVLRYAIEHRDEVAAIAERQAAGEDVTIDADFVNQARAAMEAGEDPDAIAKAAAAEVKSTDAKSAEVKSTDVQSAGVQSTDVQSADVKSTEAKKEAIESEAGALVAEAAVVTEAAPVAETPPSAEAAPVAEAAVLGGVAYEVENEDDVPPRDAAERLAYGTWALVTGKSAGGIFNTLPILEEEVAEKLARRLTERVGAEITVDDVLDCETIEQLADIVRDLQDSGADVDGFVRPLRARVEGSNAVPVFVFHPAGGNTLVYEPLLKRLPADTPMYGFERVEGSIEERARQYLPELRKIQGDGPYVLYGWSLGAVLALQVGQLLREEGADVRTVGLIDLAIPVEKEDNSPAERMRRLERYQAFAKKTYNVPHELDSEQIEELAAASDEDQMKMIMDLVKLSGAKIPGGVLEHQRTSWIEQRALQQVQPSQYDGHVVLYLADRYHDGAIELEPRYGDRRPNGGWDEFIPNLEIVHIPGDHLQIVDEPRIGKIGTDLAAKLAEIEAKGVQ; this is encoded by the coding sequence ATGGCTGACAACGAGGGCACACCCACCCAGACGACCGACGCCGCCGAAATCTCGGCGGTACCGGAGACCGCCGCACCTGCAGCGGAGTCTCCCACCCCGCCCCAACAGCATGCGGCGAACCCGGACATCTCCGTGGCGGAACTGCGGGAGTGGTTGCGGCGCTGGGTATCCGAGGCGACCGGTCAGCCGCTGGAGAACATCACGGTGGACCGCCCGATGGAGGAGTTCGGGCTGGCCTCGCGTGACGCGCTCGCGCTCGGTGGTGATATCGAGGAGTTGACCGGCGTGGTGCTCAACGCCACCGTCGTCTACCAGCATCCGACCATCGGCTCGCTGGCCGAGGTAGTCGTCAACGGTGTGCCGGAGTTGCCCGAGGAGTCGGCCGACGACGCGTTCTACGCGGGCTACACGCCGGACGAGGCGCACGATATCGCCATCGTCGGTCTGTCCACCCGGCTGCCGGGCGCGGGGGATACGCCGGAGTCGACCTGGGAGTTCCTGATCGGTCGTGGGGACGCGATTCGCGACCTGCCGGACGGGCGCTGGGAAGAGTTCAAGTCCGACCCGCGTGCCGCCGAAGCCATCGAAAAGGCCAACACCAAGGGCGGATACCTCGATCAGGAGGTGGTGAAGGGCTTCGACGCGGAGTTCTTCGCTACCTCCCCGGTCGAGGTCGAGCGCATGGACCCGCAGCAGCGGCTCATGCTGGAGTTGACCTGGGAAGCGCTGGAGCACGCCCGGATTCCCGCGAGCGAGCTCAAGGGTGAGCCCGTGGGCGTGTTCATCGGCTCGTCCAGCAATGACTTCATGCTGATCGCGGCCCTGGGCCTCGGCTCCGAGCCGGATGGCAGTACGCCGTTGTCGGCCGAGGCCTACGGCATCATGGGCAGCGTCTCGTCGATCATCCCGAACCGGGTGTCCTACTTCTACGACTTCCGCGGTCCGTCGGTTTCCATCGACACCGCGTGCTCTTCCACGATGGTCGCGGTGCACGAGGCAGTGCGTGCGCTGCGCGGCGGTGACGCGGACCTGGCCCTGGCCGGCGGCGTGAACATGCTGCTCGCGCCGATGGCGACGCTCGGTTTCGACGCCAACGGCGGTGTCGCCAAGGACGGTCATATCAAGGCCTTCTCGAGCGACGCCGACGGCATGGTGCGCTCCGAGGGCGGCGGTCTGGTCGTGCTCAAGCGGCTCGCCGACGCCGAACGCGACGGCGACACGATCTACGCGGTAGTCAAGGGCACCGCCGTCAACAATGACGGCCGCTCCAATGGCTTGCTCGCCCCGAACCCGGACGCCCAGGCCGACGTGTTGCGCCGCGCGTATCGCGATGCCGGAATCGCCCCGTCCACCGTCGATTACATCGAGGCGCACGGCACCGGAACCCTCATCGGCGACCCGATCGAGGCGGAAGCGCTCGGTCGCGTGGTCGGCCGTGGCCGCGCCGACGACCAGCCCGCGCTGCTCGGTTCGGCCAAGACGAATTTCGGCCACCTCGAGTCGGGCGCCGGTGCGGCCAGCCTGGCCAAGGTGGTAATGGCGTTGCAGCACAACGTCATTCCGCCGAACATCGGGTTCGCCGGCCCGAACCCCTACATCCCGTTCGATCAGGCGCACCTGAAGGTCGTCGAGGAGCCCACCGAATTCCCGCGCTACAGCGGTAAAGCCACGATCGGCGTCTCCGGCTTCGGTTTCGGTGGCACCAACGCCCACGTCGTCGTGCAGGAGTATGTGCCGGCTTCGGCCCAGGCGCAGGCCGCGCCGGCGGAGCCCACTGCGGTCGAGGAGTCGGCGGCGGTTACCGATGAGTTCGCCGAGGCACTCGATCACCAGACCACCGATGTGCTGGCCGAAGCGGAGAAGATGCTGGAGGCGCCCTCGGACGACTCCGTCGCCGCAGAGGTCGTGGAACCGGAGTGGGCACCGCGCGCGGAGCCGTTGCCGGTGATCCTGCCCGTGTCGGGTTACCTGCCGTCGCGTCGCCGCCGTGCCGCCGCGGATCTGGCGGACTGGCTGGAGACCGAGGAAGGCCGCGACGCGCCGCTCGAGAATGTGGCCCGCGCGCTTGCCAAGCGCAGCCACTGGCGTTCGCGCGGCGTCGTCATCGCGACGAACCACGAGGAAGCCGTCGCGGGCCTGCGCGCCATCGCGGCCGGTAAGCCCGCGCCGGGTGTGTTCACCGCGGACTCGCCCGCCGCCAAGGGACCGCTGTGGGTAATGGCCGGTTTCGGTGCCCAGCACCGGAAGATGGGCAAACAGCTCTACCAGGAGAACCGGATCTTCCGGGAGACCGTCGACCAGATCGACCAGCTGGTGGTCGACGAGGCCGGATACTCCGTCACGGAGATGATGCTCGACGACGCCCAGGATTGGGATATCGGCACCGCGCAGGTCGGCACCTTCACCATCCAGGCGGGTCTGGCCGCGATCCTGCGCGCCCACGGCGCGGAACCCGGTGGCGTGGTGGGTCATTCGCAGGGTGAGGTCGCGGCCGCCTATATCTCCGGCGGTCTGCCGCTGGAGGACGCGGTGCGCACCATCTGTGCGCGCGGCCGCCTCATGGCCGAGGGCGAGCAGATGATCACCGATGACCAGGTACGCAATATGGCGCTGGTCGAGCTGAGCGCCGAAGACGTCGAAGCGATGCTGCCGGACTTCCCGGACATCGAGCTCGCGGTCTTCGCCGCGCCGACCAACACCGTCATCGGCGGCCCGCCGGACCAGGTGCACGCCATCGTCGCCAAGGTCGAGGAGCAGGGCAAGTTCGCTCGGGTGCTGCAGACTCGCGGCGCCGGTCACACCTCGCAGATGGATGTGCTGCTGGGTGAGCTGGCCGCCGAACTGGCCGGAATCGAGCCCACACCGTTGCGGGTGGATCTGTACTCCACGGCGCACAAGGACACCGTCTACCGCGCGGGTCACGCTCCGGTGCACAACGAGGACTACTGGGTCACCAATATGCGTGGCTCGGTGTACTTCACCAACGCCATCCGCCAGGCGGTCGACGTCGGGATCACCACCTTCTTGGAGCTGGCCCCGAATTCCGTTGCGCTCATGCAGGTTATGGGCACCACCTTCGCCGCCGGTGTGCACAACGCCGTCTTGATTCCGACGCTGAAGCGCAAGGAAGACGAGTCGGCCGCGGTGATCGCCGCGCTCGCCCAGCTCTACGTCAACGGCCACCCGGTCGATCTGCCGTCGCTGTTGACCGCGGGGGAGTACGCGGCCGTTCCACGGACCGCTTTCCTGCGCAAGCAGTACTGGCCGAAGGTGACGCTGAACGCGGGCTCGGGCAACAATCGCATTCCCGGCGCTCACGTGTCGCTGCCGGACGGCCGGCACGTGTGGGAGGTGCAGGCCGCGGCCGTCACCGATCTCGGCGAGCTGGTGAAAGCCGCTGCCGCCCAGGTGCTTTCGGACGTTTCACCCGGTGCGTCGTACGCGTACGCCCCGGTCCCGGCGACGGGCACGCTGACCACGACGCTGACCCCCTACCCGGGTGGTGCCGCGGCGCAGGTGCACGCGAAGGAGGGCAACAACTTCAAGCTGCTGTTCGACGGTGTCGTCACCTCGGGCGCTGCACTGCCGGAACCCGTTGCGGCGCAGCCGGTCCCGGCCGCGGCGGAAGCCCCCGCCGAGGTAGCGGTCGTCGAGAGCTTCGGTGACCGCTGGGATCCGAACGGCAGCCAGAAGCTCGAGGAGCGGCTCGCGTTGATCGTCGCCGAGTCCATGGGCTACGCGGTGGAAGACCTCCCGATGGAGATTCCGCTGATGGAGCTCGGTCTGGACTCGCTGATGGCGATGCGGATCAAGAACCGCGTCGAGTACGAATTCGATATCCCGCAGTTGCAGATCCAGGCCGTGCGCGACGCCAACCTCACCGAGGTCGGCAAGGTGCTGCGGTACGCGATCGAACACCGCGACGAGGTGGCCGCGATCGCCGAGCGGCAAGCCGCGGGTGAAGACGTGACCATCGACGCCGATTTCGTCAACCAGGCGCGGGCCGCGATGGAGGCGGGCGAGGACCCGGACGCCATCGCGAAAGCCGCTGCGGCCGAAGTGAAGTCGACTGATGCGAAGTCGGCCGAAGTGAAGTCGACCGACGTGCAGTCGGCAGGCGTGCAGTCGACTGACGTGCAGTCGGCAGATGTGAAGTCGACCGAGGCGAAGAAGGAAGCGATCGAGTCCGAGGCGGGCGCGCTGGTGGCCGAGGCCGCGGTGGTGACCGAAGCGGCTCCAGTCGCTGAAACGCCTCCGAGTGCCGAAGCGGCTCCGGTGGCCGAGGCGGCGGTACTCGGTGGCGTGGCGTACGAAGTCGAGAACGAGGACGACGTGCCGCCGCGCGACGCGGCCGAGCGGTTGGCCTACGGCACCTGGGCATTGGTGACCGGCAAGTCCGCCGGCGGCATCTTCAACACCCTCCCGATCCTCGAGGAGGAGGTCGCCGAGAAGCTGGCGCGTCGCCTCACCGAGCGAGTCGGTGCGGAGATCACCGTCGACGATGTGCTCGATTGCGAGACCATCGAGCAGCTCGCCGACATCGTGCGCGACCTGCAGGACAGCGGCGCGGATGTGGATGGATTCGTCCGGCCGCTGCGGGCTCGCGTCGAAGGCTCGAACGCGGTGCCGGTCTTCGTCTTCCATCCGGCAGGCGGCAACACACTGGTCTATGAACCGCTGCTGAAGCGGCTGCCCGCCGACACGCCGATGTACGGTTTCGAGCGCGTGGAAGGCTCCATCGAGGAACGCGCCCGTCAGTATCTGCCGGAGCTCCGCAAGATCCAGGGTGACGGCCCGTATGTGCTGTACGGCTGGTCGCTGGGTGCGGTGCTGGCTCTGCAGGTCGGTCAGCTGCTCCGCGAGGAGGGGGCGGACGTGCGCACCGTCGGCCTGATCGACTTGGCCATCCCGGTCGAGAAGGAAGACAACAGCCCTGCGGAACGGATGCGTCGACTCGAGCGCTACCAGGCTTTCGCGAAGAAGACCTACAACGTTCCGCACGAGCTGGACAGCGAGCAGATCGAGGAGCTGGCCGCGGCCAGCGACGAAGACCAGATGAAGATGATCATGGATCTGGTCAAGTTGAGTGGTGCGAAGATCCCTGGTGGTGTGCTCGAACACCAGCGGACCTCGTGGATCGAACAGCGTGCGCTGCAGCAGGTTCAGCCCAGCCAGTACGACGGTCACGTAGTGCTCTACCTCGCCGATCGCTATCACGACGGCGCGATCGAGCTGGAGCCTCGCTACGGCGACCGGCGACCCAACGGCGGCTGGGACGAGTTCATCCCCAATCTGGAGATCGTGCACATCCCCGGTGACCACCTGCAGATCGTCGATGAGCCGCGCATCGGCAAGATTGGTACCGATCTCGCAGCGAAGCTCGCCGAGATCGAGGCGAAGGGAGTCCAGTGA